The following are encoded together in the Zingiber officinale cultivar Zhangliang chromosome 8A, Zo_v1.1, whole genome shotgun sequence genome:
- the LOC122011686 gene encoding uncharacterized protein LOC122011686 has product MDRLWISTVDSTVSSQYINYKEFIRQNEDLNAMTKLYIDIIAPKIMIEIDTIGKKICDSLSVIHHIHDSSNFRKMKRRELDRVITDAYHEQDKLMCFITKSAPKELLDAASETTHILPRLKDNISERQKSINLRRSICIGFITFMAFVMLIFSIWFVCVKVAKVAGVVTGIFATGILTLEPFASTALRQKQQKLNEEKKVIDTMEHGVKFMLFHFKNLYEEMHDYLASQKVEFQVMSEQHVGEEALLRVKMLGAVRLTAFDMKRYKRKINQYGDEVQMLKMTFLDMIKEN; this is encoded by the coding sequence ATGGATAGACTTTGGATTTCGACTGTTGATTCTACCGTCTCTTCCCAATATATTAATTATAAGGAATTCATTCGGCAAAATGAGGATTTAAATGCTATGACCAAGTTATATATAGATATCATCGCACCGAAGATAATGATCGAAATCGACACCATCGGTAAAAAGATATGCGATTCTCTCTCTGTCATCCACCATATTCATGATAGTTCGAACTTTAGAAAAATGAAGAGGAGGGAGCTGGACCGAGTTATCACAGACGCCTATCATGAGCAGGATAAACTCATGTGTTTCATCACTAAATCCGCACCTAAAGAACTACTTGATGCAGCTTCGGAGACGACGCACATACTCCCTCGACTGAAGGACAATATCTCAGAGCGGCAGAAGTCAATCAACCTGCGGCGTTCAATCTGCATCGGCTTCATCACGTTCATGGCTTTTGTTATGTTGATTTTTTCTATCTGGTTTGTATGCGTCAAGGTAGCTAAAGTGGCTGGCGTCGTGACTGGCATATTTGCAACGGGGATTTTAACCTTGGAGCCGTTCGCTAGTACAGCATTGAGGCAGAAGCAGCAGAAATTGAATGAGGAGAAGAAAGTGATCGATACGATGGAGCACGGAGTAAAGTTTATGCTGTTCCATTTTAAAAATTTGTACGAGGAGATGCATGACTATTTGGCGTCTCAAAAGGTTGAGTTTCAAGTAATGTCGGAACAACATGTGGGGGAAGAGGCATTGCTACGAGTTAAAATGCTAGGTGCGGTAAGGTTGACAGCGTTCGACATGAAACGCTACAAGCGTAAGATCAACCAATACGGCGACGAGGTCCAAATGCTAAAGATGACTTTCTTGgatatgataaaagaaaattaa